The Thermodesulfovibrio sp. 3462-1 genome contains the following window.
CAGTTAGAGAAAAGTTACAGAGACAAGATGACTTACTGGAAACATGGAGGTATTGTTACAGTAAGAGGATATGGAGGAGGAGTTATTGGAAGATATTCTCAATTACCAGAGCAATTTCCGAATGTAGCTCACTTTCATACTTGTCGTATTAATCAACCAGCAGGATTGTTTTATACTTCTGCTGCAATAAGATTTTTCTGTGATTTATGGGACAGATTTGGAAGCGGGCTGACAAACATGCATGGTTCAACAGGCGATACAGTTTTGCTTGGAACAACAACTAACAATCTTGAACCAATTGCTACTGTACTTAGTCTTAATGGATTTGATATTGGTGGTTCTGGTTCTGCGTTGAGAACTCCAAGTTGCTGTGTTGGTCCAGCAAGATGCGAGTGGGCAATGATTGACACACTTGATATTACTTACGAAATAACTCAGGAGTTTCAGGATGAACTCCACAGGCCGCAGTTTCCATACAAGTTTAAGTTTAAAATAGTAGGATGCCCGATTGACTGCAATGCTGCAATAGCTCGTGCAGACTGTTCAATAATTGGAACATGGAAAGGTCCAATAGAGATTGATCAGGACAAGGTAAAAGATTATGTTAAAAAGGGCGTAAATATTCAGGAAGAAATAGTGAATATGTGTCCTGGAAAGTGTATAAGCTGGGATGGAAATA
Protein-coding sequences here:
- the dsrA gene encoding dissimilatory-type sulfite reductase subunit alpha, whose amino-acid sequence is MTKKYDTPLLDELEKGPFPSFVTEIKKAAEKNPMAADLLGQLEKSYRDKMTYWKHGGIVTVRGYGGGVIGRYSQLPEQFPNVAHFHTCRINQPAGLFYTSAAIRFFCDLWDRFGSGLTNMHGSTGDTVLLGTTTNNLEPIATVLSLNGFDIGGSGSALRTPSCCVGPARCEWAMIDTLDITYEITQEFQDELHRPQFPYKFKFKIVGCPIDCNAAIARADCSIIGTWKGPIEIDQDKVKDYVKKGVNIQEEIVNMCPGKCISWDGNTLKINNEDCRHCFHCIAKLPGALKPTPPFGAMILIGAKAPFVIGATLSWVIIPFMEMKPPYDELKELTRKWWDWWNEYGKNRERIGELILRRGMREFLEISGLEPIPEMVKEPRNDPFFFWKEEDLEKKPWEAWTK